In one Burkholderiales bacterium GJ-E10 genomic region, the following are encoded:
- a CDS encoding molybdenum cofactor guanylyltransferase yields MLVMIHACQIPVVLPCIGIVLAGGRSARMGRDKALLPWQGRPLIERQIAVLGEAGADAIRVSGNRPGYGGIPDAIPGSGPLFGLASVGATCPDAHLLVIPVDMPLLSAALLQRLRAEARSAGCIRFAEHVLPMCLRWDARCRAILGELTRATDSHVRSLRALQQRTGFEELGLDADEAMQLIDCNSEEIWRKASGRRIRGENDL; encoded by the coding sequence TTGCTAGTGATGATCCACGCGTGCCAAATACCCGTCGTCCTCCCCTGCATCGGCATCGTGCTCGCGGGCGGGCGATCTGCCCGCATGGGCCGAGACAAGGCATTGCTGCCATGGCAGGGGCGGCCGCTGATCGAACGTCAAATCGCGGTGCTGGGGGAGGCAGGCGCCGATGCAATCCGCGTCAGCGGGAATCGGCCCGGCTACGGCGGCATCCCAGATGCGATCCCGGGCTCCGGGCCCCTATTCGGCCTTGCGAGCGTTGGCGCGACTTGTCCCGACGCCCACCTGCTGGTAATCCCGGTGGACATGCCGCTCTTGTCGGCGGCGCTGTTGCAACGTCTGCGCGCGGAAGCGCGGAGCGCGGGATGCATACGGTTCGCGGAGCACGTATTGCCCATGTGTTTGCGCTGGGACGCGCGCTGTCGCGCGATATTGGGTGAGCTGACGCGTGCCACGGATTCACATGTGCGGTCCCTGCGGGCGCTGCAACAGCGCACCGGTTTCGAAGAACTGGGATTGGACGCGGACGAAGCGATGCAACTGATCGACTGTAACAGCGAAGAAATCTGGCGAAAGGCATCGGGTCGTCGAATCCGCGGTGAAAACGACCTTTGA